One window from the genome of Amycolatopsis sp. NBC_01480 encodes:
- a CDS encoding DedA family protein, which yields MTNLLRLLLDAPAPLVYLVCALLITAETALLPGIVLPTLSTLLLMGFLVQRGSLSWWLALPVAVTAAVAGDQLAYLEGRLWGPRLRASRFGRRIGAARWDRAEAVVARYGVPAVVAGRCLAGVRTLVPRVAGSAGLPYGRFFAGSLCAAVLWAGTELAVGRLTGWAAP from the coding sequence GTGACGAACCTGCTGCGGCTGCTTCTTGACGCGCCGGCGCCGCTGGTCTACCTGGTCTGCGCGCTGCTGATCACGGCCGAGACGGCGCTGCTGCCGGGGATCGTGCTGCCGACGCTGTCCACCTTGCTGCTCATGGGTTTCCTCGTGCAGCGCGGCTCGCTCTCGTGGTGGCTGGCGCTGCCCGTCGCGGTGACCGCCGCGGTGGCCGGCGACCAGCTCGCCTACCTGGAGGGACGGCTGTGGGGGCCGCGGCTGCGCGCCTCCCGGTTCGGCCGCCGGATCGGCGCGGCCCGGTGGGACCGGGCCGAGGCCGTCGTCGCGCGCTACGGCGTGCCGGCTGTGGTGGCGGGCCGGTGCCTGGCCGGGGTGCGGACGCTGGTGCCGCGGGTGGCCGGCTCGGCGGGGTTGCCGTACGGCCGGTTCTTCGCCGGCAGCCTGTGCGCCGCGGTGCTCTGGGCCGGGACCGAGCTGGCGGTCGGCCGGCTCACCGGCTGGGCCGCGCCGTGA
- a CDS encoding class I SAM-dependent methyltransferase produces the protein MSITREFLRRPMVTGAVAASSPRLAEVMTAGLGLERAANVVELGPGTGVFTEAVLALLRPDARFTAVEINPRLVSSLRARFPSLDVVEGSAEHLASFAVPPVDVIVSGLPWTAMSAARRLSVLSAVHGALSPHGRFTTFAYAHTAWTPPARHFARLLRNRFAVVERTPVVWRNLPPAYVYRVALPVFSGRISRDEPAAAAS, from the coding sequence ATGTCGATCACCAGGGAGTTCCTCCGCCGTCCGATGGTCACCGGCGCGGTCGCCGCCAGCTCGCCGCGGCTGGCCGAGGTCATGACGGCCGGCCTCGGCCTCGAGCGCGCGGCGAACGTCGTCGAACTCGGGCCGGGCACGGGCGTGTTCACCGAAGCCGTCCTCGCTCTGCTTCGCCCCGACGCGCGCTTCACGGCTGTCGAGATCAACCCGCGTCTCGTGTCTTCGCTTCGGGCGCGCTTCCCCTCGCTGGACGTGGTGGAGGGTTCGGCCGAGCACCTCGCCTCGTTCGCCGTGCCGCCGGTCGACGTCATCGTCTCGGGCCTGCCCTGGACGGCGATGTCCGCCGCCCGCCGGCTTTCGGTGCTGAGCGCGGTGCACGGCGCGCTTTCGCCGCACGGTCGCTTCACCACCTTCGCGTACGCGCACACCGCGTGGACGCCCCCGGCCCGCCACTTCGCCCGCTTGCTGCGAAATCGCTTCGCCGTTGTCGAGCGGACGCCCGTGGTGTGGCGCAACCTGCCACCCGCGTACGTCTACCGCGTGGCCTTGCCGGTGTTCTCGGGAAGGATCAGCCGTGACGAACCTGCTGCGGCTGCTTCTTGA
- a CDS encoding sensor histidine kinase, with protein sequence MERLVVWARKQRWMVDLPLYGVFVLLAPNAASHESWSFRAIPLLFLLPLLARRRFPRTAAVLVIAGVVAVYTNEVWAYDRGRSELAMAVVLFTLVKNGDRRFAVVIAAGMAGLDWMWGFTWGVDTQNPTLSIIGVIPLYIAAWALGEFFRARDQLTREESLRAGLAASEQEAQARAAVAEERTRIARELHDVLAHSMSVIVLNAEGAKLARHQDPDAVDRTLDTIGRTGRGALAELRRLLEVMHAGEPVRSPQPTVAELQALVDQCGREVTLEVTGEAAELPASAALQAYRIVQEALTNMLKHAPPDATGHVRVAFTRAEIHVEVTNTGGREPVAAGLPSAGRGLAGMAQRVELYHGRLETGPLAGGGYRVGATLRIGDAS encoded by the coding sequence GTGGAACGGCTGGTGGTGTGGGCGCGCAAGCAGCGATGGATGGTGGATCTGCCGCTGTACGGCGTCTTCGTGCTCCTGGCGCCCAACGCCGCCTCGCACGAAAGCTGGTCGTTCCGGGCGATCCCGCTGCTGTTCCTGCTCCCGCTGCTGGCCCGCCGCCGCTTCCCGCGGACGGCGGCCGTGCTCGTCATCGCAGGCGTGGTCGCGGTCTACACGAACGAAGTGTGGGCCTACGACCGCGGGCGCAGCGAGCTGGCCATGGCCGTCGTGCTGTTCACGCTGGTGAAGAACGGCGACCGCCGGTTCGCCGTGGTGATCGCGGCCGGCATGGCCGGGCTCGACTGGATGTGGGGCTTCACCTGGGGCGTCGACACGCAGAACCCGACGCTGTCCATCATCGGCGTGATCCCGCTGTACATCGCGGCCTGGGCGCTCGGCGAGTTCTTCCGCGCGCGGGACCAGCTGACCCGCGAGGAGTCGCTGCGCGCCGGGCTGGCCGCTTCGGAGCAGGAGGCCCAGGCGCGCGCCGCCGTCGCCGAAGAGCGCACGCGGATCGCGCGCGAGCTGCACGACGTGCTGGCCCACAGCATGAGCGTGATCGTGCTGAACGCCGAAGGCGCGAAACTGGCCCGGCACCAGGATCCCGACGCCGTCGACCGGACGCTCGACACGATCGGGCGCACCGGCCGGGGCGCGCTCGCGGAACTGCGGCGGCTGCTGGAGGTCATGCACGCCGGCGAGCCCGTGCGCAGTCCCCAGCCGACCGTCGCGGAGCTGCAGGCCCTCGTCGACCAGTGCGGCCGCGAAGTCACGCTCGAGGTGACCGGCGAGGCCGCCGAACTCCCCGCGAGCGCCGCGCTGCAGGCGTACCGCATCGTCCAGGAGGCATTGACCAACATGCTCAAACACGCCCCGCCCGACGCCACCGGCCACGTCCGCGTCGCGTTCACCCGCGCCGAGATCCACGTCGAGGTCACCAACACCGGCGGCCGGGAGCCGGTGGCCGCCGGGCTGCCCTCGGCCGGGCGCGGGCTGGCCGGCATGGCGCAGCGCGTGGAGCTGTACCACGGGCGGCTGGAAACCGGCCCGCTCGCCGGCGGCGGCTACCGCGTGGGCGCGACGCTGCGGATCGGGGACGCGTCGTGA